The following proteins are encoded in a genomic region of Paenibacillus sp. FSL H3-0469:
- a CDS encoding sugar ABC transporter permease translates to MNVKSNLYRKEKIYGFLFILPPLLGLLIFTLYPMIYSIYGSFTDWDGLGQMNFIGLSNFKDLWSDELFHKALFNTLFMMLGIPIGITLALLLALGLNRGVPGTTAFRVIYYVPVISSLAAVSIMWNWAYNGDYGLVNQFLDLFGISGPNWMANKYTVKPALIIMAVWKGLGYTMLLYLAALQSVSRSYYEAAELDGANGFKSFWHITWPMVRPVTFFIIVTNIIGGSQIFTEMNIMTPTGGPEYASASVVFYIWQKAFGNFQMGYASAMAVFLGVFIFVVTLIQFRMNEKQSFDVD, encoded by the coding sequence GTGAATGTTAAGTCCAATCTGTACCGCAAGGAGAAAATCTACGGATTTCTGTTTATCCTGCCTCCGCTGCTGGGACTGCTGATCTTTACGCTCTACCCGATGATTTATTCAATCTATGGCTCATTCACGGATTGGGATGGACTCGGCCAAATGAACTTCATCGGACTTAGCAACTTCAAGGATCTGTGGTCGGATGAGCTGTTCCATAAGGCCTTATTCAATACCTTGTTCATGATGCTTGGCATTCCGATCGGCATTACGCTGGCGCTGCTGCTGGCGCTTGGGCTTAACCGGGGAGTGCCCGGGACTACAGCATTCCGGGTCATCTATTATGTTCCGGTTATTTCTTCTTTGGCCGCAGTATCGATCATGTGGAACTGGGCCTATAACGGTGATTATGGTCTCGTCAACCAGTTCCTCGATCTCTTCGGGATCAGCGGGCCGAACTGGATGGCGAATAAATATACGGTTAAGCCGGCGCTGATCATTATGGCGGTATGGAAGGGCCTCGGTTATACAATGCTGCTCTATCTGGCGGCGCTGCAGAGTGTCTCCAGATCTTATTACGAAGCGGCGGAGCTGGATGGAGCGAACGGTTTCAAGTCCTTCTGGCATATCACCTGGCCGATGGTGCGCCCGGTAACGTTTTTCATCATCGTGACCAACATTATTGGAGGATCGCAAATTTTTACCGAGATGAACATTATGACCCCTACAGGCGGACCTGAATATGCTTCAGCCTCCGTGGTATTCTACATTTGGCAAAAAGCCTTCGGCAACTTCCAGATGGGCTATGCCTCTGCTATGGCGGTATTCCTCGGCGTGTTCATATTTGTTGTGACTCTTATCCAATTCCGAATGAACGAGAAGCAATCGTTCGATGTCGATTAA
- a CDS encoding AraC family transcriptional regulator, with protein MTAFTLLVDKPVHLEMTGKFVAPSAEWIHLSRILQDYELIVMTEGVLYLAGDNQQFVVSKGEFLLLPPLTRQYGYKSSDCSFYWLHFHATNGSQTADPAPLTGDKEEYVIHLPQYGTLRNVEKIIVMMKQLQDSVRSYNQTVLGNYMSTVILCELYSQTLPTDADPFKRTKQEQLYNDIVDYIKWSRSEHIKVSQIAAYFGYNEKYLSHLFTVISGISLKQYILQQKMELAKFLLTDTNQNVSEVSLQLGYKDCHNFMKSFKKIVGLTPTEFRNAYAKRLLFYE; from the coding sequence ATGACTGCGTTCACACTGCTGGTAGATAAGCCTGTACATCTGGAGATGACCGGCAAATTCGTGGCCCCCTCAGCGGAGTGGATTCACTTAAGCCGGATTTTGCAGGATTATGAGCTGATTGTGATGACCGAGGGCGTGCTCTACCTGGCGGGTGACAACCAGCAGTTCGTCGTCTCCAAAGGCGAGTTCCTGCTCCTGCCTCCGCTTACCAGACAATACGGGTACAAGTCTTCGGACTGTAGCTTTTATTGGCTGCATTTTCATGCTACGAACGGTAGTCAGACTGCGGACCCCGCTCCGTTAACCGGAGACAAGGAAGAATATGTAATTCACCTGCCCCAATACGGAACCCTGCGGAATGTGGAGAAAATCATCGTCATGATGAAGCAGCTTCAGGATTCGGTGCGAAGCTACAATCAGACCGTGCTGGGTAACTATATGTCTACCGTTATTCTATGCGAGCTGTACAGTCAGACCCTGCCAACCGATGCTGATCCGTTTAAAAGAACCAAGCAGGAGCAGCTCTACAACGATATTGTAGACTACATCAAATGGAGCCGCAGCGAGCATATTAAGGTATCGCAGATCGCCGCTTATTTCGGCTATAACGAGAAGTATCTCTCCCATCTATTCACTGTCATCTCCGGGATCTCCCTGAAGCAATATATTCTGCAGCAGAAGATGGAGCTGGCGAAATTCCTGCTGACCGACACCAACCAGAACGTCAGCGAAGTCTCATTGCAGCTAGGCTATAAGGATTGCCATAACTTCATGAAATCGTTCAAAAAAATCGTCGGCCTCACTCCCACCGAGTTCCGCAACGCTTATGCCAAGCGCCTGCTGTTCTACGAATGA
- a CDS encoding transcriptional regulator, protein MQQHTTIQTELAAFLRKEGQTINQFAGISGVNSGTLSSIINGNRPIAMQQLDRITAGMGLPEGAFYELYIDECVVHSAPDWRRLGPFLHRCAELDKLECIRQVVQIIMDNITYAPLLFDTAEEFYGQGKLQAAALLYEGVADSEKYQHSERLALCQYRLFTIRIGQSPEADFRAATRFEYFVERLEEIDQLDALRQLADIYIALQHWEKARLLAEELRHKTSIQYEIRFYKTRKKKELRQAPQPLCFYILYAYWLQSKVCEESGEYERALEYVGLYSEMSWIVEESAEVEQIRDQFSRLGTVYACLYRMMCGELEVLPEVVEYIGTPGLGLLDGLLKTVQAANRYGWEVDELISHFQPLLMPGGAAFGQAEGTPGRETPDQYPVLLYELAVYSLKAEKMEQGMRYIFGSLEASAALGSIDCVIRSVRLFEQFRPHASAEDQERYKQLINRVQAAHAEQTVKTQDRL, encoded by the coding sequence TTGCAACAGCACACTACAATTCAAACAGAACTGGCTGCTTTTCTTAGAAAAGAAGGCCAGACAATCAATCAGTTCGCAGGAATCTCCGGTGTCAATTCGGGTACACTCAGCAGCATTATTAATGGTAACCGTCCTATTGCCATGCAGCAGCTGGACCGGATTACCGCCGGAATGGGGCTTCCTGAAGGAGCATTTTATGAGTTATATATAGATGAATGTGTGGTACACTCCGCACCCGACTGGCGGCGGCTGGGACCCTTCCTGCACCGCTGTGCGGAGCTGGACAAGCTGGAGTGTATCCGGCAGGTGGTTCAAATCATCATGGACAATATTACATATGCCCCGCTCCTGTTCGATACGGCGGAGGAATTCTACGGGCAAGGCAAGCTTCAGGCAGCCGCTCTGCTGTATGAAGGAGTAGCCGACAGTGAGAAATATCAGCATTCGGAGCGGCTGGCCCTGTGCCAGTACCGGCTGTTCACGATCCGGATCGGCCAGAGCCCGGAGGCAGACTTCCGCGCGGCGACCCGGTTTGAATATTTCGTAGAGCGTCTGGAGGAAATAGACCAGTTGGATGCGCTTCGGCAGCTGGCGGATATTTATATTGCTCTACAGCACTGGGAGAAGGCCAGACTATTGGCAGAGGAGCTGCGTCACAAGACATCTATCCAGTATGAAATCAGATTTTACAAAACCAGAAAAAAGAAGGAGCTGAGGCAAGCGCCCCAACCTCTTTGCTTCTATATACTGTATGCTTACTGGCTGCAATCCAAGGTATGCGAGGAATCCGGTGAATATGAGCGGGCGCTGGAATATGTCGGCCTCTACTCTGAAATGAGCTGGATTGTCGAAGAATCGGCAGAGGTTGAGCAGATCAGAGACCAGTTCAGCAGGCTTGGTACAGTCTATGCATGTCTATACCGTATGATGTGCGGTGAACTTGAGGTTCTTCCTGAGGTTGTGGAATATATCGGGACCCCTGGGCTCGGACTGCTGGACGGGCTGCTTAAGACAGTTCAAGCAGCTAACCGGTATGGCTGGGAGGTAGATGAGCTTATCAGCCACTTCCAGCCGCTGCTTATGCCGGGGGGAGCGGCCTTTGGGCAAGCCGAAGGAACTCCGGGCAGAGAGACGCCGGATCAATATCCGGTACTGCTCTATGAGCTGGCGGTGTACTCTCTTAAGGCAGAGAAGATGGAGCAGGGGATGCGTTATATCTTCGGGAGTCTGGAGGCTTCCGCCGCACTTGGCAGCATAGACTGTGTGATCCGCAGTGTAAGATTATTCGAGCAATTCCGGCCGCATGCTTCAGCAGAGGATCAAGAGCGGTATAAGCAACTAATTAATAGGGTGCAGGCTGCTCACGCCGAGCAGACGGTTAAGACACAGGACCGGTTGTAG
- a CDS encoding aldo/keto reductase family protein, translating into MKYRRLGNTGLKVSEIGLGSWLTYGTAAEQKAADECIAAAFECGINFFDTANAYNRGEGEKAIGAALRPYKRSDYVLSTKVYFPMGDGVNDRGLSRKHIMEQCEASLRRLGTDYIDVYFCHRFDQDTPVEETLRALDDLTAQGKILYSAVSEWSAAQISQAAGISRRLNLRPLAANQPIYNMFERYIEDEVIEVSAHEGLGQVVFSPLAQGILTGKYKAGQQPPAGTRGADDSVNGVIRSYLRDDVLEVVGRLDTLAAELDLKLSQLALAWVLRQPGVSSALIGASRPEQVLENAQAVDAVLQPDTLKAIDDILSEVAGFAPAR; encoded by the coding sequence ATGAAATACAGAAGACTGGGCAACACCGGACTTAAGGTTAGTGAGATCGGACTGGGCAGTTGGCTTACATATGGAACAGCGGCCGAGCAGAAGGCTGCGGATGAGTGTATTGCCGCTGCTTTTGAATGCGGTATCAATTTCTTCGATACGGCCAATGCCTACAACCGGGGCGAAGGCGAGAAGGCCATCGGTGCCGCACTCCGCCCTTATAAGCGTTCTGATTACGTCCTCAGCACCAAGGTATATTTCCCGATGGGCGACGGGGTGAATGACCGCGGGCTCTCTCGCAAGCATATTATGGAGCAATGCGAAGCCAGCCTGCGCCGATTGGGCACGGATTATATCGATGTGTACTTCTGCCACCGCTTCGATCAGGACACTCCTGTGGAGGAGACGCTCCGCGCCCTTGATGATCTTACCGCCCAAGGTAAAATCCTCTACTCCGCCGTGAGCGAATGGAGCGCGGCCCAGATCTCGCAGGCGGCTGGCATCAGCCGCAGACTGAACCTGCGGCCGCTCGCCGCCAATCAGCCGATCTATAACATGTTCGAGCGGTATATCGAGGACGAGGTAATTGAAGTATCCGCCCATGAAGGCCTGGGACAGGTGGTCTTTTCTCCGCTGGCTCAGGGTATTCTGACCGGCAAATACAAGGCCGGTCAGCAGCCACCGGCCGGTACACGCGGTGCGGATGATTCCGTGAACGGTGTCATCCGCAGCTACCTGCGGGATGATGTGCTGGAGGTTGTCGGCAGGCTGGATACGCTTGCCGCTGAGCTGGACCTGAAGCTCTCCCAGCTTGCGCTCGCTTGGGTGCTGCGCCAGCCCGGCGTTAGCTCGGCACTGATCGGTGCCAGCAGACCGGAGCAGGTGCTTGAGAATGCGCAGGCTGTGGATGCGGTGCTTCAGCCGGATACGCTGAAGGCGATCGATGATATTCTTAGTGAAGTAGCAGGTTTCGCACCAGCGAGATAG
- a CDS encoding sigma-70 family RNA polymerase sigma factor encodes MNISRLVRAAQRGNKEALLELILAEQDAYYRLAYSYMRNEHDAMDVMEDMIVTLYEKVGQLQKRESFYSWSKTILVNRCKTVLRNQNRYVPLEEDESPEPSLEAWTADNPYRYTESEMDLSVLLAHLNPRQREAIELRYVHDLPYQTIADITQAPVGTIKSRISQGIQKLKAMIGGDRYENDRGEITGASADHDAVRT; translated from the coding sequence ATGAATATAAGCCGTCTTGTCAGAGCCGCACAGCGCGGTAACAAAGAAGCATTATTAGAACTGATCCTAGCCGAACAGGACGCTTATTATCGTCTTGCCTATAGCTACATGAGAAATGAGCATGACGCGATGGATGTCATGGAGGATATGATCGTCACGCTCTATGAGAAGGTTGGGCAACTCCAGAAGCGCGAGTCCTTCTATAGCTGGAGCAAAACCATTCTGGTCAACCGCTGCAAAACCGTCCTCCGCAACCAGAACCGGTACGTTCCTCTGGAGGAGGACGAGTCCCCGGAGCCTTCCCTTGAGGCATGGACCGCAGATAACCCGTACCGCTATACCGAGTCCGAAATGGATCTGTCCGTTCTGCTCGCGCATCTGAATCCCCGGCAGCGGGAAGCGATTGAGCTGCGTTATGTCCACGATCTGCCGTATCAGACCATTGCCGATATTACGCAAGCGCCGGTCGGCACGATCAAGTCCAGAATCTCGCAGGGAATACAGAAACTAAAAGCTATGATTGGAGGTGACCGTTATGAGAACGATCGAGGAGAGATTACAGGAGCATCAGCAGACCATGACGCCGTCAGAACTTGA
- a CDS encoding DUF4179 domain-containing protein → MRTIEERLQEHQQTMTPSELEGRLRKALEQAPVRRKSRAGQARTWVATAAAALLLTVGVYQYPALAYYGGKLFNQTELYTLGFSGVAEHGYGQTVNKSMTLENGIVLTVNGVIADDNALLMYYSITPPPGEVFDEEPSSLYALGHITGFLTNSSPTSGGGYNKNKTRFDGMYKFEPVSPFARNLTLNVYSYQGEAKPAQAKLSFNFDASKAMKSILVADIHQAVPVDQGTVYYDMVTASPTSTIVKGHYKMDNGEHPRFSAATKLYVNGTEVDFLSMRSGVNEKTGVAEFQIEYDVLPTDKPQSVDLVLDNFSGYQKVGQPIPLASPSDHSVTVGQEKLWIRSVTRTADGYDIVIAGRQFTMLDKDTLTVQAGGATVPVTSISDSREWDLKNGNILWERTYSFQTTEKPEFLQMDGFHYIKYYRHTIPVPVGEK, encoded by the coding sequence ATGAGAACGATCGAGGAGAGATTACAGGAGCATCAGCAGACCATGACGCCGTCAGAACTTGAAGGCAGATTGCGGAAGGCGCTGGAGCAGGCTCCGGTTAGACGGAAATCACGGGCGGGACAAGCGCGGACCTGGGTGGCTACAGCAGCCGCAGCCCTGCTGCTGACGGTGGGCGTCTATCAGTATCCGGCGTTGGCTTATTATGGCGGGAAGCTGTTTAACCAGACTGAGCTGTATACGCTTGGATTCTCTGGAGTCGCTGAACATGGCTACGGACAGACCGTTAACAAAAGTATGACACTGGAGAATGGGATTGTACTCACGGTTAACGGAGTAATTGCGGATGATAATGCTCTGCTGATGTATTACAGCATTACCCCGCCGCCGGGAGAGGTGTTCGATGAGGAGCCGTCGTCGCTGTATGCATTAGGCCATATTACAGGGTTTTTGACAAACTCTTCACCGACAAGTGGCGGCGGTTACAACAAGAACAAAACCCGGTTTGATGGAATGTACAAATTCGAGCCGGTCAGTCCGTTCGCCAGAAATCTGACCCTTAATGTATACAGCTATCAGGGTGAAGCCAAGCCTGCGCAAGCCAAGCTCTCCTTTAATTTTGACGCCAGTAAAGCCATGAAGAGTATCCTGGTCGCCGATATTCATCAAGCCGTTCCGGTGGATCAGGGAACCGTCTACTATGACATGGTTACCGCTTCCCCCACGTCAACCATTGTAAAGGGACATTATAAGATGGATAACGGGGAACATCCGCGATTCTCTGCTGCAACCAAACTATATGTCAATGGGACTGAAGTGGATTTCTTGTCCATGCGGTCGGGTGTCAATGAGAAAACGGGAGTAGCGGAGTTTCAGATTGAATACGATGTGCTGCCGACAGACAAGCCGCAGAGTGTTGATCTTGTATTGGATAACTTCAGCGGATACCAAAAGGTCGGGCAGCCGATCCCGCTGGCCTCACCCTCAGACCACTCCGTTACGGTCGGCCAGGAGAAACTCTGGATTCGAAGTGTCACCAGGACTGCTGACGGCTATGATATCGTGATTGCCGGGAGACAATTCACTATGCTGGATAAGGATACTTTGACTGTTCAAGCCGGAGGGGCCACCGTTCCCGTCACTTCCATATCCGATTCCCGCGAGTGGGATCTTAAGAACGGTAATATCCTATGGGAGCGTACGTATTCCTTCCAGACCACAGAGAAGCCGGAATTCCTGCAGATGGACGGCTTCCACTATATTAAGTACTATAGACATACTATTCCGGTCCCTGTAGGGGAAAAATAG
- a CDS encoding family 43 glycosylhydrolase, whose amino-acid sequence MNTNREYTNPLVEQRADPWVYKHTDGYYYFTASVPEYDRIEVRRALTIEGLREARPVVVWRKYESGPLSANIWAPEIHYMDGKWYIYFAAARTTETKEGLFDHRMYALENTSANPLEGEWTEKGQVRTAWESFALDATTFEHRGVHYYVWAQKDPEIDGNSNLYISAMENGWTLKGPQTMISSPQYPWEVIGFKVNEGAAVLKRGGRIFMSFSASATDHNYCMGLLTADEDSDLLDAASWTKHPEPVFQTSEENGQYGPGHNSFTVDEHGGDVLIYHARNYKEITGDPLYDPNRHTRAQRLRWNADGTPDFGVPVRDGGK is encoded by the coding sequence ATGAATACAAATAGAGAGTACACTAACCCGCTTGTCGAACAGCGTGCAGATCCCTGGGTATACAAGCATACCGACGGCTATTACTATTTCACTGCTTCTGTGCCTGAATATGACCGGATTGAAGTCCGCAGAGCGTTAACGATTGAGGGGCTTCGGGAAGCACGGCCGGTAGTGGTCTGGCGTAAATATGAGAGCGGTCCGCTCAGCGCCAATATCTGGGCACCCGAAATCCATTACATGGACGGCAAATGGTATATTTACTTTGCGGCGGCCCGGACCACGGAGACGAAGGAAGGTCTGTTCGACCACCGGATGTACGCCTTGGAGAATACTTCAGCGAACCCGCTGGAAGGGGAGTGGACCGAGAAGGGGCAGGTGAGAACCGCCTGGGAATCCTTCGCCCTGGATGCTACAACGTTCGAGCATAGGGGCGTGCATTACTATGTATGGGCGCAAAAGGACCCGGAGATTGACGGGAACTCCAATCTGTATATCTCAGCCATGGAGAACGGCTGGACGCTTAAGGGTCCGCAGACGATGATCTCTTCGCCGCAGTATCCTTGGGAGGTCATCGGCTTCAAGGTAAACGAAGGGGCTGCCGTGCTGAAGCGGGGCGGCCGGATCTTCATGAGCTTCTCGGCCAGCGCCACCGATCACAACTATTGCATGGGGCTGCTTACCGCAGACGAGGACAGCGATCTGCTGGACGCTGCATCCTGGACCAAGCATCCTGAGCCCGTGTTCCAGACCAGTGAGGAGAACGGGCAGTACGGCCCGGGCCATAACAGCTTCACCGTGGATGAGCACGGCGGGGATGTGCTGATCTACCATGCCCGTAACTATAAGGAGATCACCGGTGACCCGCTCTACGACCCGAACCGTCACACCCGCGCCCAGCGCCTGCGCTGGAACGCCGACGGTACGCCGGACTTCGGCGTGCCGGTGAGGGACGGCGGGAAGTAG
- a CDS encoding carbohydrate ABC transporter permease: MNMTSRRRVTHSIIFVLLLIGAVFMIGPLLWMLSTSFKDKQDVFALPPVWIPRPFHFDKYSEIWEAGPLLSGIKNSLIIAVTVTIVGTFTSSLAAFSFAKLRFPGKNKIFLLMLSSLMIPYPAVMIPQFFMFSKLGWIDTLLPLIVPGLFGNIVMIFFLRQYLSSVPNAIIEAAKIDGSSYFRLYSSITFPLIKPAVAAQLILWFMGIWNDYLSPIIYLNSPEKQTLQLVIANFNATYAIQTDYPLIMAASIIALLPMLIIFLVFQKQIIESVAISGVKG, encoded by the coding sequence ATAAATATGACGAGCAGAAGAAGAGTTACCCATAGCATTATCTTTGTTCTACTTTTAATCGGCGCGGTGTTCATGATCGGCCCGCTGCTCTGGATGCTGTCCACCTCATTCAAGGATAAGCAGGATGTGTTCGCTCTGCCTCCGGTGTGGATTCCGCGGCCGTTCCATTTCGATAAATACAGTGAGATCTGGGAGGCGGGGCCGCTGCTGAGCGGGATCAAGAATAGCTTGATTATCGCCGTCACGGTAACGATCGTTGGTACGTTCACCTCCAGTCTTGCGGCGTTTTCCTTTGCTAAATTGCGGTTTCCCGGTAAAAATAAAATATTCCTGCTGATGCTCTCATCCCTGATGATTCCCTATCCGGCAGTCATGATTCCGCAGTTCTTCATGTTCTCGAAGCTGGGCTGGATTGACACGCTGCTGCCGCTGATTGTGCCGGGCTTATTCGGTAATATCGTCATGATCTTCTTCCTGCGGCAGTATCTGAGCAGTGTGCCGAATGCGATTATCGAAGCGGCCAAAATCGACGGAAGCTCGTATTTCCGCCTGTACAGCTCCATCACCTTCCCGCTGATCAAGCCGGCGGTGGCTGCACAGCTGATTCTGTGGTTCATGGGTATCTGGAACGACTACCTGTCTCCGATTATCTATCTGAATTCACCGGAGAAGCAGACCCTCCAGCTGGTTATCGCCAACTTCAATGCGACCTATGCAATCCAGACGGACTACCCGCTGATTATGGCGGCTTCGATTATTGCCCTGCTGCCGATGCTGATTATCTTCCTTGTTTTCCAAAAGCAAATTATTGAATCTGTTGCCATCTCCGGAGTGAAGGGCTGA
- a CDS encoding beta-L-arabinofuranosidase domain-containing protein gives MTITPHQPLAAPIQGKPLYEEYRMDQVRVSDPYIANAFAKEIDYLTSYDPDRLLAGFRENRGLPKRADKYPGWENTEIRGHTLGHYLSALSQAYACTRDDGLALRLNYLLEELALCQHESGYLSAFEERLFDNVENKQPAWVPWYTMHKIIAGLTASYSATGNKTAYDLADKLGDWVYIRTASWSEEVHQRVLSVEYGGMNDCLYDLYRITGKAGHLSAAHSFDELTLFTPVHEGKDILKGKHANTTIPKFLGALNRYRTLGESEVFYLEAAVQFWEMVVHHHSYITGGNSEWEHFGDPDMLDRERSNFTAETCNTYNMLKLTRELFKITGDPRYADFYENTYLNAIVSSQHPHTGMTMYFQPMATGYFKVYSSPFEHFWCCTGTGMESFTKLNDSLYFYDAASIVVNQYFSSTLDSAAHGLMLIQSANLPYSDTVEFKISVMQPQAQSTTLKLRLPDWLAGEPGLLLNGQPVNLEISGGYLLTDRVWEDGDTLQLKLPMKLAHFSLPDARQVVAFKYGPVVLSAALGQSDLSVSATGVAVSVPTRNMLVKDFITTVNESPQEWLAQLADRAVRLEQDELAFALRGTDEDQRLVFTPHYKQHSERYGIYWRLVEADSAELQKHILQGKIRQRVQDATLDSLPVGNDQYELEHGIEGENTSVATWDGYNVRKAENGGWFSYRMKVAPRTDNYLSVTYFSGNNGKKIAIYVDGELIASEVLHTDEARSFYERSYLIPAEAVGSKTEMEVKFTVPEKENGIFDLLRMMTGYDHNAGLRQLAFSEGTLSTSFSGGITTYSLSVPQAAGQVQLNVTPHHHNALVYADGILIEDSLPREIKLPHSRTEVNLTVKAEDHVTVQEYKLQIVKE, from the coding sequence ATGACAATTACACCCCATCAGCCTCTGGCGGCCCCGATTCAGGGTAAGCCCTTGTATGAGGAATACCGCATGGACCAGGTCCGTGTGTCCGATCCGTATATCGCAAACGCCTTTGCCAAGGAGATCGATTATCTGACCAGCTATGATCCTGACCGCCTGCTGGCGGGCTTCCGCGAGAACCGGGGACTGCCGAAGCGTGCCGACAAATATCCCGGCTGGGAGAACACAGAGATCCGCGGACACACGCTGGGCCACTATCTGTCGGCGCTGTCCCAGGCCTATGCCTGTACGCGGGATGACGGGCTGGCGCTCCGGCTGAACTATCTTCTGGAAGAGCTCGCCCTGTGCCAGCATGAGAGCGGTTACCTGTCCGCATTCGAGGAACGCCTTTTCGATAATGTGGAGAACAAGCAGCCAGCCTGGGTCCCTTGGTATACCATGCACAAAATCATTGCCGGACTCACCGCTTCCTACTCTGCCACCGGCAACAAAACGGCCTATGACCTGGCGGATAAACTCGGTGACTGGGTATATATCCGCACAGCCTCCTGGTCAGAAGAGGTCCATCAGCGTGTATTATCGGTGGAATACGGCGGGATGAATGACTGCCTGTACGACCTGTACAGAATTACCGGAAAAGCAGGGCATTTAAGCGCCGCGCATAGCTTCGACGAGCTGACGTTGTTCACACCAGTCCATGAGGGCAAGGATATTCTCAAGGGCAAGCACGCCAATACTACGATTCCGAAATTCCTCGGTGCGCTGAACCGTTACCGGACGCTCGGGGAGAGCGAAGTCTTTTATCTGGAAGCGGCGGTGCAGTTCTGGGAGATGGTGGTTCATCATCACAGCTACATTACCGGAGGGAATAGCGAATGGGAGCACTTCGGTGATCCGGATATGCTGGACCGGGAACGCTCCAACTTCACAGCGGAGACCTGCAACACCTACAATATGCTCAAGCTGACCCGCGAGCTGTTCAAAATCACGGGAGATCCCCGTTACGCCGACTTCTACGAGAACACCTATCTGAATGCCATTGTGTCGTCCCAGCACCCGCATACCGGGATGACGATGTATTTCCAGCCCATGGCGACCGGGTATTTCAAGGTCTACAGCTCGCCGTTCGAGCATTTCTGGTGCTGTACGGGCACCGGCATGGAGAGCTTCACCAAGCTGAATGACAGCCTGTACTTCTATGATGCGGCCAGCATTGTGGTCAACCAGTATTTCAGCTCTACTCTGGACTCTGCCGCGCATGGCCTGATGCTGATCCAGTCGGCCAACTTGCCTTATAGCGATACTGTAGAGTTCAAAATCTCAGTGATGCAGCCTCAGGCTCAGTCCACCACGCTGAAGCTTCGTCTGCCGGATTGGCTGGCGGGAGAACCTGGGCTTCTATTGAACGGGCAGCCTGTCAACTTAGAGATCAGCGGAGGTTACCTCTTGACGGACAGAGTATGGGAGGATGGCGACACGCTGCAGCTCAAGCTGCCGATGAAGCTGGCGCACTTCAGCCTGCCGGATGCCCGCCAGGTGGTCGCGTTCAAGTATGGACCGGTGGTGCTCAGCGCCGCTCTGGGCCAGAGTGATCTGTCTGTATCCGCTACAGGCGTTGCTGTAAGTGTCCCAACCCGCAACATGCTGGTGAAGGACTTCATCACGACGGTGAACGAGAGCCCGCAGGAGTGGCTGGCGCAGCTTGCGGACCGCGCAGTCCGGCTGGAGCAGGATGAACTGGCCTTTGCGCTGCGGGGAACGGATGAGGATCAGCGGCTGGTCTTCACTCCGCATTATAAGCAGCATAGTGAGCGTTATGGCATCTACTGGCGGCTGGTCGAGGCCGATTCGGCTGAGCTGCAGAAGCATATTTTACAAGGCAAAATCCGGCAGCGTGTACAGGACGCTACACTGGACAGTCTCCCGGTCGGCAATGACCAGTATGAGCTGGAGCATGGCATTGAGGGGGAGAACACCTCCGTAGCCACATGGGACGGATATAACGTCCGCAAAGCGGAGAATGGCGGCTGGTTCAGCTACCGGATGAAGGTGGCGCCGCGTACGGACAACTATCTCTCGGTCACTTATTTCTCAGGAAATAATGGTAAGAAAATAGCGATTTATGTAGACGGGGAGCTGATTGCGAGCGAGGTGCTGCATACGGATGAAGCCCGCAGCTTCTACGAGCGGAGTTATTTGATTCCTGCTGAAGCGGTTGGCAGCAAGACTGAGATGGAAGTCAAGTTCACGGTTCCAGAGAAGGAAAACGGCATCTTCGACCTGCTGCGCATGATGACCGGTTATGATCACAATGCCGGACTGCGCCAGCTCGCCTTCAGTGAAGGAACGCTGTCTACCTCCTTCAGCGGCGGTATAACCACGTATAGCCTGAGCGTTCCGCAAGCAGCGGGCCAGGTACAACTGAACGTTACACCACACCACCACAATGCCCTGGTCTATGCAGACGGAATTCTGATTGAGGATTCACTGCCGCGCGAGATCAAGCTGCCGCACAGCCGTACTGAGGTGAATCTCACGGTTAAGGCGGAGGATCATGTTACGGTGCAGGAATATAAGCTTCAGATTGTGAAAGAATAG